The Flavobacterium jumunjinense genome includes a region encoding these proteins:
- a CDS encoding amidohydrolase family protein produces the protein MNEAGINIICETESGIGITAPGYSIHQELLLYKQAGLSNYEVLKTATINPSKTNKELSQIGTIENGKLANFILNSKNPLEDLRVLKNPKWIMIKGLKINKNVLNELTKKAKDRNNLVVTAFSYLEYLLVEKV, from the coding sequence ATGAATGAAGCAGGCATAAATATTATTTGCGAAACTGAATCAGGAATAGGAATAACGGCCCCTGGCTACTCTATCCATCAGGAACTTTTACTTTACAAACAAGCAGGATTAAGTAACTATGAAGTTTTAAAAACAGCAACAATAAATCCTTCCAAAACAAATAAAGAATTGTCACAAATTGGAACTATTGAAAATGGTAAATTGGCAAATTTCATATTGAATTCCAAAAACCCACTTGAGGATTTGAGAGTACTGAAAAATCCTAAATGGATAATGATTAAAGGACTAAAAATTAATAAAAACGTATTAAATGAGCTTACTAAAAAGGCTAAAGATCGTAACAATTTAGTTGTAACAGCTTTTAGCTATTTGGAATATCTTTTGGTTGAAAAAGTATAA
- a CDS encoding alpha/beta hydrolase family protein gives MKNLNYLKVLFLLVLFTNVRAQEKKLLLKENLIELSKTPIYSRLTEVKDGQTEFKNQFKYLDSIEIYTITYLSDGLKINGLLVKPKKQGKYPCIIYNRGGNRDFGVLKIAHGAITLGQIAKEGYVVIASQYRGNGGSEGQEEFGGNDVNDITILPEVLKEIEVADTNKIGMYGWSRGGMMTYLAVTQSDKIKAAVVGGAIADNYASIEDRPEMETGVLAELITNYKENKAIELEKRSAIKWADKFPKKVPILMLHGTSDWRVKPEQSLKLALEFEKFRIPYKLIMFEGGDHGISEHKIEVDKQVLNWFDKYLKNDNPIPNMEYHGK, from the coding sequence ATGAAGAATTTAAATTATTTGAAAGTTTTATTTCTATTAGTTCTATTTACAAATGTAAGAGCTCAAGAAAAAAAGCTTCTTCTAAAAGAAAACTTAATAGAACTATCTAAAACGCCTATTTATTCCCGTCTAACTGAAGTGAAAGACGGTCAAACAGAATTTAAAAACCAATTTAAATATTTAGATAGTATTGAAATTTATACTATCACATATTTAAGTGATGGTCTAAAAATAAATGGGCTTTTAGTTAAACCTAAGAAACAAGGAAAATATCCTTGTATAATATATAATAGAGGTGGAAATAGAGACTTTGGAGTCCTAAAAATAGCACATGGAGCAATTACACTTGGTCAAATCGCTAAAGAAGGTTATGTAGTTATTGCAAGTCAATACAGAGGGAATGGAGGTAGCGAAGGTCAAGAAGAGTTTGGAGGTAATGATGTTAACGATATAACTATTCTACCAGAAGTTTTAAAAGAAATAGAAGTTGCCGATACAAATAAAATAGGTATGTATGGCTGGAGTCGTGGCGGTATGATGACATATTTAGCAGTAACCCAATCAGATAAAATTAAAGCAGCAGTCGTTGGAGGAGCTATCGCAGATAATTATGCTTCAATTGAAGATAGACCTGAAATGGAAACAGGTGTCTTAGCCGAATTAATTACAAATTACAAAGAGAATAAAGCAATTGAACTAGAAAAAAGATCTGCCATTAAATGGGCTGATAAATTCCCTAAAAAAGTCCCAATACTAATGCTCCACGGAACATCTGATTGGAGAGTAAAACCAGAGCAAAGCCTAAAACTTGCTTTAGAATTTGAAAAATTTAGAATTCCATACAAACTTATTATGTTTGAAGGCGGTGATCATGGAATTTCTGAACACAAAATTGAAGTCGATAAGCAAGTCCTTAATTGGTTTGACAAATATCTAAAAAACGATAACCCGATTCCTAACATGGAATATCATGGAAAATAA
- a CDS encoding alpha/beta hydrolase-fold protein, with protein MTKGSKIVLTIGLIIFFQQFVKAQGNENQQFLQKVGAIDSLYSNTLKETRKIYVQLPADYKPDENIKYPVVFVLDGEVFLPTVNDVQNYYSGGFTPEMVIIGISNNKNRMPDLTTSKVTEMYGSPFKQENGEAVNFSKFIETELIPFIEKKYPVTNFRTLIGHSYGGLFTIYTLIHHPELFSNYLAIDPSLDWDNQRLITEAKDKVSSANYKGKSLFMSLGGSGVPLNEIKKDTTDLTLFSRSNIAFSEILNKNKQNQLAFEWKFYQRDLHGTIPFPSIMDGLISVFEWYQTENIDKYNMPTTTAEEINKIVRYRQRKLETHFGYAVPPFPEFLINMQGYMSMDMDQMERAKMYFELTIEYYPNSANSYDSMADYYERNNDFKNALKFATKAYEINADDHYKQRIEEFKEKINKG; from the coding sequence ATGACAAAAGGATCAAAAATAGTATTGACAATAGGACTCATTATTTTTTTTCAACAATTTGTAAAAGCTCAGGGAAATGAAAACCAACAGTTTTTACAAAAAGTAGGCGCTATAGATAGTCTTTACTCTAATACGCTAAAAGAAACTAGAAAAATTTATGTACAACTCCCTGCGGATTACAAACCCGATGAAAACATAAAATACCCAGTTGTTTTTGTTTTAGATGGTGAAGTATTTCTCCCTACAGTGAATGATGTACAAAACTATTATAGTGGTGGCTTTACACCCGAAATGGTTATTATTGGCATTTCAAACAATAAGAACAGAATGCCGGACTTGACAACTTCAAAAGTAACTGAGATGTATGGAAGTCCTTTTAAACAAGAAAACGGAGAAGCTGTCAATTTTAGTAAGTTTATAGAGACTGAACTAATTCCTTTTATAGAAAAGAAATACCCTGTAACCAATTTCAGGACTCTTATTGGTCATTCTTACGGAGGTTTATTTACTATTTACACACTAATTCATCACCCAGAATTGTTTTCCAATTATTTGGCGATTGATCCTAGTTTGGATTGGGATAATCAACGATTAATTACAGAAGCAAAAGATAAAGTTTCAAGCGCTAATTACAAAGGGAAGTCATTATTTATGTCTCTGGGAGGTTCAGGGGTGCCCTTAAATGAAATAAAAAAAGACACAACAGACTTGACCTTATTTTCACGATCTAATATTGCTTTTTCTGAAATATTGAATAAAAATAAGCAAAATCAATTAGCTTTTGAATGGAAGTTTTATCAAAGAGATTTACATGGTACTATTCCCTTTCCTTCCATTATGGATGGTTTAATTTCTGTTTTTGAATGGTACCAAACGGAAAATATTGACAAATATAATATGCCAACTACAACTGCAGAAGAAATTAATAAGATTGTAAGGTATCGACAACGTAAACTTGAAACACATTTCGGATACGCTGTACCTCCTTTTCCTGAATTCTTAATAAATATGCAGGGTTACATGAGTATGGATATGGACCAAATGGAAAGAGCTAAGATGTACTTTGAACTAACCATTGAGTATTACCCAAATAGTGCCAACAGCTACGATTCTATGGCCGATTATTATGAAAGAAATAATGATTTTAAAAATGCCTTAAAATTTGCGACTAAAGCGTATGAAATAAATGCTGATGATCATTATAAACAAAGAATTGAAGAATTTAAAGAAAAAATTAACAAAGGGTAA